In one Populus nigra chromosome 12, ddPopNigr1.1, whole genome shotgun sequence genomic region, the following are encoded:
- the LOC133668954 gene encoding cation/H(+) antiporter 15-like, with the protein MDLGIVKRAGRKPVVIGFLTFLFPVTLNLIVAGILSGKRELNPVLLKSIWHVAIFQAVTSFHVIVCLLADLKLVNSELGQLAISSSMISGMCSWGLVIVILFITELKHEPFWILLCPISLIVLIFYVLRPLMVKMIAKTPEGEQVKEGYVLSIFIMVLGTAFLSEVLGYHVVFGATALGIAVPHGPPLGTALENKIESFVSSILLPSYFVLSVSRVDLLSIHSETVFVISMFGLTSFIGKVLGGMLPALFFKVPPVEAFSLGLVMSCQGISDVLLVQHGHLTFLVDRQMYSMMVINMLFVSGTFTPLIKFLYDPSRHYKASNKRTIHHTSLNMEFRILAGMYHQDSTPCMIRLLEISNPTAKTPMCCYIVHLVQLVGSLSPLFMYHEPGATAKLPTKDCGRIINAFRLYEQESNGNVIVNLFTSISPFASIHEEVCRLAVEKRTSVVIIPFHMQWGFHGIEDITEARAVNRHILAKAPCSVGILVDRGTLSASKHHFVYKIGIIFVHGRDDREALAYGLRMAKHAKVSLTVIHLIDPAEGAVQSLDMDLDDDIITEFKAASAGKKRHSYITEFVKDSVELITVIRSVQNSYDLILVGRHHRSFSPIFMGLTEWNEFPELGFLGDVLASSDSQCQVSVLVVQQQVYRAGDRMNSAKNLLEDSAETVEIIFESTQGWKDIDISRHRMQPR; encoded by the exons ATGGACCTGGGGATAGTGAAGAGAGCAGGAAGGAAACCTGTGGTCATAGGCTTCCTTACTTTCTTGTTTCCAGTAACGTTGAACCTGATTGTGGCTGGAATTCTTAGCGGAAAAAGGGAATTGAACCCGGTTCTACTTAAGTCTATTTGGCACGTTGCAATTTTTCAAGCTGTTACCTCCTTTCATGTCATTGTCTGCCTTTTGGCTGATCTGAAACTCGTTAACTCGGAGCTTGGCCAGTTAGCTATATCTTCATCAATGATCAGTGGCATGTGTAGTTGGGGCCTGgttattgtgattttatttataacagAACTAAAACATGAGCCGTTTTGGATTCTGCTGTGTCCTATATCGTTGATTGTACTCATATTCTATGTATTGAGGCCCCTTATGGTTAAGATGATTGCGAAAACCCCTGAAGGAGAACAGGTCAAAGAGGGATACGTGTTGTCTATCTTTATCATGGTATTAGGAACTGCATTCCTTAGTGAAGTTTTAGGGTACCATGTGGTATTTGGGGCTACCGCTTTGGGCATCGCAGTGCCTCATGGGCCACCATTAGGAACAGCATTAGAGAACAAGATTGAATCATTTGTTTCTTCGATCCTCCTGCCAAGCTATTTTGTGTTAAGTGTCTCACGCGTTGACCTCCTTTCGATACATTCTGAAACTGTGTTTGTTATCAGTATGTTTGGTTTAACTAGCTTCATTGGGAAAGTTTTGGGCGGCATGTTGCCTGCACTCTTCTTCAAAGTTCCTCCTGTTGAAGCATTTTCACTGGGCCTTGTAATGAGTTGTCAAGGCATTTCTGACGTTCTACTCGTACAGCATGGCCACCTCACTTTC CTTGTTGACCGTCAGATGTACAGTATGATGGTCATAAACATGCTTTTTGTGTCAGGAACCTTCACACCTCTAATCAAATTCCTTTACGATCCATCCAGACATTACAAAGCCAGCAATAAAAGAACAATCCATCATACTAGTCTCAATATGGAGTTTCGCATTCTGGCCGGCATGTATCACCAAGATTCCACGCCTTGTATGATTAGACTTCTCGAGATTTCCAATCCAACAGCCAAGACTCCCATGTGCTGTTACATAGTCCACCTGGTCCAGCTCGTTGGCAGTTTATCCCCACTCTTCATGTATCATGAGCCTGGAGCAACTGCAAAACTCCCCACCAAGGATTGCGGTCGTATCATAAATGCCTTCAGATTATACGAGCAAGAGAGCAATGGTAATGTTATTGTCAACTTATTCACATCCATATCGCCTTTTGCCTCTATACATGAGGAAGTTTGTAGGCTTGCCGTGGAGAAGAGAACATCCGTGGTGATTATCCCATTTCATATGCAATGGGGATTTCATGGCATAGAAGACATCACAGAAGCCAGGGCTGTTAACCGTCATATTCTTGCGAAGGCCCCATGCTCTGTAGGTATCTTGGTTGATCGAGGCACCTTAAGTGCCTCCAAACACCATTTTGTATACAAAATTGGAATCATTTTTGTTCATGGAAGAGATGATAGGGAAGCTTTAGCATATGGTTTGAGAATGGCGAAACACGCAAAAGTTTCTCTCACTGTGATCCATTTGATCGATCCGGCCGAGGGAGCCGTGCAGTCTCTTGATATGGATCTTGACGATGATATTATCACTGAGTTCAAAGCCGCATCCGCTGGAAAAAAGCGTCATTCCTACATAACGGAATTCGTAAAGGACAGTGTAGAATTGATTACTGTGATTAGATCCGTTCAAAATTCCTATGATCTAATTTTGGTGGGGAGACACCATCGCAGCTTCTCACCAATATTTATGGGACTTACTGAATGGAATGAGTTTCCAGAGCTTGGATTCTTGGGAGACGTGCTAGCATCATCAGATTCCCAGTGCCAGGTTTCTGTGCTTGTGGTGCAACAACAAGTGTATAGAGCTGGAGACAGGATGAATAGTGCCAAAAACCTTTTGGAAGATTCAGCAGAAACtgtagaaataatttttgagtCTACCCAAGGTTGGAAAGACATAGATATTAGTAGACATAGGATGCAACCACGCTAG
- the LOC133669415 gene encoding uncharacterized protein LOC133669415 — protein sequence MGNSLRCCLACVLPCGALDLIRIVHLNGYVEEITGPITAAEVLKANPNHVLSKPSSQGVVRKILILSPESELKRGSIYFLIPSSSLPGDKKKSGNNCGHQMKSSSKKSKRYCNNKDARDCDRYLTDIVSEKKSSRRDRRTGRVGVWRPHLQSISED from the coding sequence TCTTCCTTGTGGTGCCCTAGACTTGATCCGTATAGTTCATTTGAATGGCTACGTGGAAGAAATAACAGGTCCAATCACAGCTGCTGAGGTCCTTAAAGCAAACCCTAATCATGTTCTTAGCAAACCTTCTTCTCAAGGTGTTGTCCGTAAAATCTTGATTCTTTCGCCGGAATCCGAGCTCAAAAGAGGCAGCATATATTTCTTGATCCCATCTTCTTCATTGCCCGgtgacaagaaaaaaagtggTAATAATTGTGGCCACCAGATGAAATCCTCGTCAAAGAAGAGCAAAAGATACTGTAACAATAAAGATGCACGAGATTGTGATCGTTATTTAACCGATATAGTCTCCGAAAAGAAATCCTCTCGTCGTGATCGACGGACCGGTCGTGTCGGAGTATGGCGGCCTCATTTACAAAGCATCTCCGAGGACTAA